A window of the Microbacterium sp. AZCO genome harbors these coding sequences:
- a CDS encoding YifB family Mg chelatase-like AAA ATPase: MTVARTWSVALSGVDGALVDVEADLSNQEPRFIIIGLADKALGEAVQRVHNACANSGLVLPRRRLTVNLSPASLPKHGASFDVAVAIAALATEGGMDAASIASTVHLGELGLDGRLRPVPGVLPAVVAAAQAGIRRVVVPWANREEAELVEGVTVLGAANLAEVARWHGATVEEQPHEPVTGPAAAADPLPETDLSEVIGQREAVEALIVAAAGGHHLLMSGPPGAGKTMLARRLPGILPELDDRAALATASIRSLSGEPVTTLSRTPPFEAPHHSASMAALVGGGSRQLRPGAIARASDGVLFLDEAGEFSASSLDALRQPLENGLIVIHRAGATAAFPARFQLVLATNPCPCGNFGVPGGACDCPAMAIRRYLGRLSGPLLDRIDIELQLLRVSVAHARSAGHPVTTTAEARARVAAARARAAERLAATPWTLNSQVSGAWLREGPLAPASAVRRPLDAALHRGALTLRGYDRVLRVAWSLADLAGRDLLAVEDIGRALYLKKGITP; this comes from the coding sequence ATGACCGTCGCTCGCACGTGGTCGGTCGCACTGTCGGGCGTCGACGGCGCCCTCGTCGACGTCGAGGCCGACCTCTCGAACCAGGAGCCGCGCTTCATCATCATCGGCCTCGCCGACAAAGCCCTCGGCGAGGCCGTGCAGCGCGTGCACAATGCGTGCGCGAACAGCGGCCTCGTCCTGCCCCGGCGCCGGCTCACGGTCAACCTGTCGCCCGCCAGCCTGCCGAAGCACGGCGCGTCCTTCGACGTCGCTGTCGCGATCGCGGCCCTCGCTACGGAGGGAGGGATGGATGCCGCGTCCATCGCGTCGACCGTCCACCTGGGCGAGCTCGGGCTCGACGGGCGCCTCCGTCCGGTGCCGGGTGTGCTCCCCGCCGTCGTCGCCGCCGCGCAGGCGGGCATCCGCCGCGTCGTCGTGCCGTGGGCCAATCGCGAGGAGGCCGAGCTCGTCGAGGGCGTGACGGTGCTCGGCGCCGCGAACCTCGCGGAGGTCGCACGCTGGCATGGAGCCACCGTCGAGGAGCAGCCGCACGAGCCCGTGACGGGCCCGGCCGCCGCGGCGGACCCCCTTCCCGAGACCGACCTGAGCGAGGTCATCGGTCAGCGCGAAGCCGTCGAGGCGCTCATCGTCGCGGCGGCCGGCGGCCACCACCTGCTGATGAGCGGTCCGCCCGGCGCCGGCAAGACGATGCTCGCGCGACGGCTGCCGGGCATCCTTCCCGAGCTCGACGATCGGGCGGCTCTCGCGACGGCATCCATCCGCTCGCTGTCCGGGGAGCCGGTGACGACTCTCAGCCGCACGCCGCCGTTCGAGGCGCCGCACCACTCGGCGAGCATGGCGGCCCTCGTCGGCGGCGGTTCCCGTCAGCTCCGGCCCGGTGCGATCGCGCGCGCGAGCGACGGCGTGCTGTTCCTCGACGAGGCGGGGGAGTTCAGTGCGAGCTCGCTCGACGCCCTCCGTCAGCCGCTCGAGAACGGCTTGATCGTGATCCACCGGGCCGGCGCGACAGCGGCGTTCCCCGCGCGGTTCCAGCTGGTTCTCGCGACGAACCCGTGTCCGTGCGGCAACTTCGGCGTCCCCGGCGGGGCGTGCGATTGCCCGGCGATGGCGATCCGGCGCTATCTCGGCCGACTGTCGGGACCGCTCCTCGACCGCATCGACATCGAGCTGCAGCTGCTTCGCGTCTCGGTGGCGCATGCCCGCTCGGCCGGACACCCCGTCACGACGACAGCCGAGGCGCGTGCGCGCGTCGCCGCGGCGCGGGCGCGCGCGGCGGAGCGGCTTGCGGCGACGCCCTGGACCCTCAACTCCCAGGTGTCCGGTGCGTGGCTGCGCGAGGGCCCACTCGCACCCGCATCCGCGGTGCGCCGCCCGCTGGACGCGGCCCTGCATCGCGGCGCGCTGACGCTGCGCGGGTACGACCGCGTGCTGCGCGTCGCGTGGTCGCTCGCCGACCTCGCCGGCCGCGACCTCCTCGCCGTCGAAGACATCGGCCGCGCTCTGTACCTCAAGAAGGGCATCACCCCATGA
- a CDS encoding YraN family protein produces MAEKDVLGRAGEDRAARYFESLGFTILDRNWRTRGGELDLVVASPVELVVVEVKTRRSESFGHPLEAVGELKKARLWRLSMAWLAAHPGAAQGRRLRIDAVGLIGPDPATASLEHLSGIV; encoded by the coding sequence ATGGCAGAGAAAGACGTCCTCGGACGCGCGGGCGAAGACCGCGCCGCGCGCTATTTCGAGTCACTCGGGTTCACGATCCTCGATCGCAACTGGCGCACACGGGGAGGGGAGCTCGACCTCGTCGTGGCATCGCCCGTCGAACTCGTGGTCGTCGAGGTGAAGACGCGCCGATCCGAGTCGTTCGGGCATCCGCTGGAGGCCGTCGGCGAGCTCAAGAAGGCGCGTCTGTGGCGTCTCTCGATGGCGTGGCTCGCTGCGCATCCCGGTGCGGCGCAGGGGCGGAGACTGCGCATCGACGCGGTGGGGCTCATCGGTCCCGACCCCGCGACGGCATCGCTCGAGCACCTGTCGGGCATCGTATGA
- a CDS encoding DUF2469 family protein, producing MDDEVFDDYDRELELALYREYRDVVSQFQYVIETERRFYLANEVNVVRRDTEHDFYFEISMTDVWVWDIYRADRFVKSVRVLTFKDVNVEELSRRDFHLPEELSLDS from the coding sequence ATGGATGACGAAGTCTTCGATGACTACGACCGCGAACTCGAGCTGGCGCTCTATCGCGAATATCGCGATGTCGTCTCGCAGTTCCAGTACGTGATCGAGACCGAGCGGCGGTTCTACCTCGCGAACGAGGTCAACGTCGTGCGGCGCGACACCGAGCACGACTTCTACTTCGAGATCTCGATGACCGACGTGTGGGTGTGGGACATCTACCGCGCCGACCGGTTCGTGAAATCCGTGCGCGTGCTGACGTTCAAGGACGTCAACGTCGAGGAGCTGTCGCGCCGCGACTTCCACCTTCCCGAAGAGCTCTCGCTCGACAGCTGA
- a CDS encoding ribonuclease HII, with protein sequence MTVVEPRLTLERRLLREHPLVIACDEVGRGALAGPVAVGAAVMTQAGARKRIPAGLRDSKLVPEPKRADVAARAAAWVSVSAVGWASSVEIDEIGIMRALGLATLRALADLRAHGVVPEEAIVLLDGNYDYITPAGGVGLTVKPVIKADRDCASAAAASVIAKVARDTLMTGLHDELPAYNWASNKGYASPDHREAIRAHGISRHHRASWSIADAPTLF encoded by the coding sequence GTGACCGTCGTCGAGCCGCGTCTGACACTCGAGCGCCGGCTGCTGCGCGAGCATCCCCTCGTCATCGCGTGCGACGAGGTCGGACGAGGCGCACTCGCCGGGCCGGTCGCGGTCGGCGCGGCAGTGATGACCCAGGCGGGAGCGCGGAAGCGCATCCCCGCCGGGCTCCGCGACTCCAAACTCGTCCCCGAGCCCAAGCGGGCGGACGTCGCAGCCCGCGCCGCCGCATGGGTGTCGGTCAGCGCCGTCGGCTGGGCGAGCAGCGTCGAGATCGACGAGATCGGCATCATGCGGGCACTCGGCCTCGCGACGCTGCGCGCACTCGCCGACCTGCGCGCGCACGGCGTCGTGCCGGAGGAGGCGATCGTCCTCCTCGACGGCAACTACGACTACATCACGCCCGCAGGGGGAGTGGGTCTGACCGTCAAGCCCGTGATCAAGGCCGACCGGGACTGCGCGAGCGCTGCGGCGGCATCCGTCATCGCGAAGGTCGCGCGCGACACGCTCATGACCGGGCTGCACGACGAGCTGCCCGCCTACAACTGGGCGAGCAACAAGGGCTACGCGAGTCCCGACCATCGCGAGGCGATCCGCGCGCACGGCATCAGCCGGCACCACCGGGCGTCGTGGTCCATCGCCGACGCTCCGACGCTCTTCTGA
- the lepB gene encoding signal peptidase I, with the protein MTTEQTAPAEPVPTPHSSSDPKQRRRGWLYFLRDVLIIVLIAVLVSFLVKTFLVRSFYIPSGSMEDTLLVNDRILVDEITPRFTGYDRGDIVVFRDPGGWLPPTTEAPREPLVEAVDWFLSLVGLSAPDSDDHLVKRIIGLPGDHVVCCNAIGQITVNDVPIDETGYLKLPSGESAASGDPFDITVPADRLWVLGDNRYRSKDSRYNQDQPGKGFVPVENVVGRAFLITWPLDRFGMLDFHPEVFAGVPDATEGSGSDPGATTPTEESSGQ; encoded by the coding sequence ATGACGACCGAACAGACGGCTCCCGCGGAGCCGGTTCCGACTCCGCACTCGTCGTCCGACCCGAAGCAGCGTCGCCGCGGGTGGCTCTACTTCCTCCGCGACGTGCTCATCATCGTGCTCATCGCGGTGCTCGTCTCGTTCCTCGTCAAGACGTTCCTCGTCCGCTCGTTCTACATCCCGTCGGGCTCGATGGAGGACACCCTCCTCGTCAACGACCGCATCCTCGTCGACGAGATCACCCCTCGGTTCACGGGGTACGACCGCGGCGACATCGTGGTGTTCCGCGACCCCGGCGGGTGGCTGCCGCCCACGACCGAGGCGCCCCGCGAGCCGCTCGTCGAGGCCGTCGACTGGTTCCTGTCGCTCGTCGGCCTCTCGGCCCCCGACAGCGACGACCACCTCGTCAAGCGCATCATCGGACTGCCGGGCGATCACGTCGTCTGCTGCAATGCGATCGGACAGATCACGGTGAACGACGTGCCGATCGACGAGACCGGCTATCTGAAGCTGCCGAGCGGCGAGTCGGCGGCATCCGGCGACCCGTTCGACATCACGGTTCCCGCCGACCGCCTGTGGGTGCTCGGCGACAACCGGTACCGCTCCAAGGACTCCCGCTACAACCAGGACCAGCCGGGCAAGGGCTTCGTCCCGGTCGAGAACGTCGTGGGCCGGGCGTTCCTCATCACGTGGCCGCTCGACCGGTTCGGCATGCTCGACTTCCACCCGGAGGTCTTCGCGGGCGTTCCCGACGCGACCGAGGGCTCCGGCTCGGACCCCGGCGCCACGACGCCGACGGAGGAGAGCTCGGGACAGTGA
- the rplS gene encoding 50S ribosomal protein L19: protein MQILDAVDAASLRSDIPAFAPGDTVKVHVNITEGNRSRIQVFQGVVIGRSGDGVRETFTVRKISFQVGVERTFPVHSPVIDHIEIVTRGDVRRAKLYYLRNLRGKKAKIKEKREN from the coding sequence ATGCAGATCCTCGACGCCGTCGACGCGGCCTCGCTCCGCTCCGACATCCCCGCCTTCGCCCCCGGCGACACCGTGAAGGTGCACGTCAACATCACCGAAGGCAACCGCTCCCGCATCCAGGTCTTCCAGGGCGTCGTCATCGGCCGCTCGGGCGACGGCGTGCGCGAGACCTTCACGGTTCGCAAGATCAGCTTCCAGGTCGGCGTCGAGCGCACGTTCCCCGTGCACTCCCCGGTGATCGACCACATCGAGATCGTCACCCGCGGTGACGTCCGTCGCGCGAAGCTCTACTACCTCCGCAACCTCCGTGGCAAGAAGGCCAAGATCAAGGAGAAGCGCGAGAACTGA
- a CDS encoding MFS transporter permease: protein MWVRRAFFSWLIPAAFLLPLWLLVGWAVFRAGGWAFLWVLFLAIPIVFFGQLILTLLVRARGTVRAERAVSWWDVLGFSAWHLLIISLGFYNPAWWAPAMVVTIIVGVGLFWLTLWQLWREAKPSRMVMYTTEGIAYLPPDPTAGAAGPSTSSAPSPSPSEVFVITEKNRRDSA, encoded by the coding sequence ATGTGGGTGCGTCGTGCGTTCTTCAGCTGGCTCATCCCGGCTGCGTTCCTGCTGCCCCTGTGGCTCCTGGTCGGCTGGGCGGTCTTCCGCGCCGGCGGCTGGGCCTTCCTGTGGGTGCTCTTCCTCGCGATCCCGATCGTCTTCTTCGGGCAGCTCATCCTCACGCTCCTCGTGCGCGCACGGGGAACGGTCCGCGCGGAACGGGCGGTCTCGTGGTGGGACGTGCTCGGCTTCAGCGCGTGGCATCTGCTCATCATCTCGCTCGGCTTCTACAACCCGGCGTGGTGGGCGCCCGCGATGGTCGTCACGATCATCGTCGGCGTGGGCCTGTTCTGGCTCACGCTCTGGCAGCTGTGGCGAGAGGCCAAGCCCTCGCGCATGGTGATGTACACGACAGAAGGCATCGCCTACCTCCCGCCCGACCCGACGGCGGGCGCCGCAGGTCCGTCGACATCCTCAGCGCCCTCGCCCTCGCCGAGCGAGGTCTTCGTCATCACGGAGAAGAATCGGCGCGACTCCGCCTGA
- the map gene encoding type I methionyl aminopeptidase produces the protein MIELRTPAEIEAMRPAGRFVAEVLATLRDETKVGTNLLAIDRRAHELIRRAGAESCYIDYHPSFGASPFGKVICTSINDAVLHGLPFDYDIRDGDLVSLDLAVSIDGWVADSAVSFVVGTARDEDLALIDTTERALEAAIGAALVGNRIGDISHAIAEVSHAAGYSINTDFGGHGVGRVMHGDPHVPNDGKPNRGYPLRAGLVVALEPWLLATTDELVTDPDGWTLRSVDGSRGAHSEHTVAITADGPIVLTDRSFLGVR, from the coding sequence ATGATCGAGCTGCGCACACCCGCCGAGATCGAGGCCATGCGACCGGCAGGACGATTCGTGGCCGAGGTGCTCGCGACCCTGCGCGATGAGACGAAGGTCGGGACGAACCTGCTCGCGATCGATCGCCGCGCGCACGAGCTCATCCGCCGGGCCGGAGCGGAGTCGTGCTACATCGACTACCATCCCTCGTTCGGGGCGAGCCCGTTCGGCAAGGTCATCTGCACGTCGATCAACGACGCCGTCCTGCACGGGCTGCCCTTCGACTACGACATCCGCGACGGAGACCTCGTGTCGCTCGACCTCGCCGTGTCGATCGACGGCTGGGTGGCCGACTCGGCGGTGTCGTTCGTCGTCGGCACCGCCCGCGACGAAGACCTCGCCCTCATCGACACCACGGAGCGGGCGCTGGAGGCCGCGATCGGCGCCGCCCTCGTCGGCAACCGCATCGGCGACATCTCCCATGCGATCGCGGAGGTCTCGCACGCCGCCGGCTACAGCATCAACACCGACTTCGGCGGGCACGGCGTCGGTCGCGTCATGCACGGCGACCCGCACGTGCCCAACGACGGCAAGCCGAACCGCGGCTATCCGCTGCGCGCCGGCCTCGTCGTCGCGCTCGAGCCCTGGCTGCTGGCCACCACCGACGAGCTCGTCACCGATCCCGACGGGTGGACCCTGCGCAGCGTCGACGGCTCGCGCGGCGCGCACTCGGAGCACACCGTCGCCATCACCGCCGACGGGCCGATCGTGCTCACCGACCGGTCGTTCCTCGGCGTGCGCTGA
- the treZ gene encoding malto-oligosyltrehalose trehalohydrolase, giving the protein MIEVWAPRAQRVRLRRPDGGVDADLRRRDGGWWTAKVDLADGEEYGFVLDESDALRPDPRSRRQPRGVHEASAWFDPDAHAWADTDWTGRQLAGGLVYELHVGTFTPEGTLDAAIDRLGHLVELGVSHVELLPVNGFNGVWNWGYDGVLWYTVHEAYGGPAAYQRFVDAAHAAGLAVVQDVVYNHLGPSGNYLPEFGPYLRDTARNTWGESVNLDEPAVRAFIVENAVMWMRDFHVDGLRLDAVHALHDEGPVHLLQELAEATDRLSAHLGRPLTLIAESDLNDPKLILPREARGYGLTAQWSDDWHHAVHVALTGETSGYYSDFAALDALPKAWSQGFFHDGGHSSFRGRDHGHPIPPSVPAWRLVTFAQDHDQIGNRAAGDRLSQSLSFERLAVAAVLTLTAPGTPMLFMGEEWGASTPWQFFTSHPEHDLGEATARGRLAEFARMGWDPALVPDPQDPATFQRSKLDWSEASRDEHARLLALYRSLARLRRERPELTDPAFASLGGEAAEAPGGRVYRLRRGSLLVLVNLSTGPARFAHATEVLLTTDAATAVVDGELVLPPDAAAVVETSPQSR; this is encoded by the coding sequence ATGATCGAGGTGTGGGCGCCCCGCGCGCAGCGGGTACGGCTGCGCAGGCCCGACGGGGGAGTGGATGCCGACCTCCGCCGCCGCGACGGCGGATGGTGGACGGCGAAGGTCGACCTCGCCGACGGCGAGGAGTACGGGTTCGTGCTCGACGAGTCCGACGCGCTGCGCCCCGACCCGCGCTCGCGCCGGCAGCCGCGCGGGGTCCACGAGGCCTCCGCGTGGTTCGACCCGGACGCCCACGCCTGGGCCGACACGGACTGGACCGGCCGTCAGCTCGCCGGCGGCCTCGTCTACGAGCTGCACGTCGGCACCTTCACCCCCGAAGGCACCCTGGATGCCGCGATCGATCGCCTCGGACACCTCGTCGAGCTGGGTGTGTCCCACGTCGAGCTGCTGCCGGTCAACGGGTTCAACGGGGTCTGGAACTGGGGCTACGACGGCGTCCTCTGGTACACGGTGCACGAGGCGTACGGCGGCCCCGCGGCGTATCAGCGGTTCGTCGACGCGGCACACGCGGCCGGCCTGGCCGTCGTGCAGGACGTCGTCTACAACCACCTCGGCCCCAGCGGCAACTATCTCCCCGAGTTCGGTCCGTACCTCCGCGACACGGCCCGCAACACGTGGGGAGAGAGCGTCAACCTCGACGAGCCGGCCGTCCGGGCGTTCATCGTCGAGAACGCCGTCATGTGGATGCGCGACTTCCACGTCGACGGCCTGCGGCTGGATGCCGTCCACGCGCTGCACGATGAGGGTCCCGTTCACCTGCTCCAGGAGCTCGCCGAGGCGACCGACAGGCTGTCCGCCCACCTCGGGCGCCCGCTGACGCTCATCGCCGAGTCCGACCTCAACGACCCGAAGCTGATCCTGCCGCGCGAGGCGCGCGGCTACGGGCTCACCGCGCAGTGGAGCGACGACTGGCACCACGCCGTCCACGTCGCCCTCACGGGCGAGACGTCGGGCTACTACTCCGACTTCGCGGCGCTCGACGCGCTGCCCAAGGCGTGGTCGCAGGGCTTCTTCCACGACGGCGGGCATTCGTCGTTCCGGGGGCGCGACCACGGGCATCCCATCCCTCCTTCCGTGCCCGCGTGGCGACTGGTCACCTTCGCGCAGGACCACGATCAGATCGGCAATCGGGCCGCGGGCGACCGCCTCTCGCAGTCCCTGTCCTTCGAGCGCCTCGCCGTCGCGGCTGTGCTGACTCTCACGGCTCCGGGAACGCCCATGCTCTTCATGGGCGAGGAATGGGGCGCGTCCACACCGTGGCAGTTCTTCACGTCGCATCCCGAGCACGACCTCGGCGAGGCGACCGCCAGGGGACGTCTCGCGGAGTTCGCGCGGATGGGATGGGATCCGGCGCTCGTGCCCGATCCCCAGGACCCCGCGACCTTCCAGCGGTCGAAGCTCGACTGGAGCGAGGCATCCCGGGACGAGCACGCACGGCTGCTCGCGCTCTACCGCTCGCTCGCGCGGCTGCGCCGCGAGCGGCCCGAGCTGACCGATCCAGCGTTCGCGTCGCTCGGGGGAGAGGCCGCGGAGGCGCCGGGTGGGCGGGTGTACCGTCTGCGGCGCGGCTCCCTGCTCGTGCTCGTGAACCTCAGCACCGGGCCGGCGCGGTTCGCGCACGCGACCGAAGTGCTGCTGACGACGGATGCCGCGACCGCCGTCGTCGACGGCGAGCTCGTGCTCCCGCCCGATGCCGCCGCGGTCGTCGAGACGTCGCCGCAGTCGCGCTGA
- the treY gene encoding malto-oligosyltrehalose synthase — translation MHPSSTYRLQITKDFDLDAAAGVTGYLRDLGVGWAYLSPILRSTEGSNHGYDVVDPSQVDPARGGPDALERFVDAARRARLGILVDIVPNHMGVGEPAQNPWWWDVLLRGRGSRYARAFDVDWDLSDGRITVPILGRELDDALAAGELAADPAPAAQAPFGTLRYYEHVLPLAEGSAPAEPTTDAAAVREVLARQHWELLFWRRQAGELGYRRFFATTTLAGLRVEDQAVFDESHAEILRWVREGLVDGLRIDHPDGLLDPGGYLERLADATDGAYVLVEKILEHSGTDLPEALPAWWETDGTTGYDAMAVIDRVLVDPAGEAELDALDAALRADTGLPAPVPYPELIHDTKRMIADTIQVSEIRRIARSLPAPVEDAEDALAELLACFPVYRSYLPAGREHLDAAAAEASRRRPDLAAAIAGLLPVLADPALEAARRFQQTTGPVMAKGVEDTAFYRQTRLGTLTEVGGDPGVFSVSVDGFHRASAARQASWPLAMTALSTHDTKRGEDVRARLSVLSEVPERWAEVLERLRGIASTGHGPFDSLMWQAIVGAWPATPDRLHAYAEKAAREAGEGTGWWDPDPHFEGRVHDLVDAAFGRAVAMVNEFVGEIRRYGWSNALSAKLLQLAGPGVPDVYQGSELWETSLVDPDNRRPVDYDARRVLLAELDAAVSRGELPTIDKHGAAKLLVTSRALRLRRDRPDLFTRYTPMTVVGEASSHAIAFDRGGALAVATRLPVSLERRGGWGDTTLLRHSGPTVDVFTGRRFEGGEVPLADLLSIYPVALLATEEGA, via the coding sequence GTGCATCCGTCGTCGACCTATCGCCTGCAGATCACGAAAGACTTCGATCTGGATGCCGCGGCCGGCGTCACGGGCTACCTCCGCGACCTCGGGGTCGGGTGGGCCTATCTGTCACCGATCCTGCGGTCGACGGAGGGCTCGAACCACGGCTACGACGTGGTGGACCCGTCGCAGGTCGATCCGGCACGCGGCGGCCCTGACGCGCTGGAGAGATTCGTGGATGCTGCGCGCCGCGCGCGGCTCGGCATCCTGGTCGACATCGTCCCCAACCACATGGGCGTCGGTGAGCCGGCGCAGAACCCGTGGTGGTGGGACGTCCTGCTCCGCGGCCGCGGGTCGCGGTACGCCCGGGCGTTCGACGTCGACTGGGACCTCTCGGACGGACGGATCACCGTCCCGATCCTCGGGCGGGAACTGGATGACGCCCTCGCGGCAGGGGAGCTCGCCGCGGACCCCGCACCGGCCGCGCAGGCGCCGTTCGGCACGCTCCGGTACTACGAGCACGTCCTGCCGCTCGCCGAGGGATCGGCACCTGCGGAGCCGACGACCGATGCGGCCGCCGTGCGCGAGGTGCTCGCGCGTCAGCACTGGGAGCTCCTCTTCTGGCGGCGCCAGGCGGGGGAGCTCGGCTACCGCCGCTTCTTCGCCACGACGACCCTCGCGGGACTCCGCGTCGAGGACCAGGCCGTCTTCGACGAGAGTCACGCCGAGATCCTGAGGTGGGTGCGCGAGGGTCTCGTCGACGGCCTCCGCATCGATCACCCCGACGGGCTTCTCGACCCCGGTGGGTATCTCGAGCGGCTCGCCGACGCGACCGACGGCGCGTACGTCCTCGTCGAGAAGATCCTCGAGCACAGCGGCACCGACCTTCCCGAGGCGCTGCCTGCCTGGTGGGAGACCGACGGCACGACGGGGTACGACGCGATGGCGGTCATCGACCGCGTGCTCGTCGATCCGGCCGGGGAGGCGGAGCTCGACGCCCTCGACGCGGCGCTCCGCGCAGACACAGGGCTTCCTGCGCCGGTGCCCTACCCCGAGCTGATCCACGACACGAAGCGCATGATCGCCGACACCATCCAGGTCTCCGAGATCAGGCGGATCGCCCGCTCGCTCCCCGCTCCCGTCGAGGACGCGGAGGACGCGCTCGCGGAGCTCCTCGCCTGCTTCCCGGTCTACCGCTCGTATCTCCCCGCGGGTCGCGAGCATCTCGACGCGGCCGCAGCGGAGGCATCCCGTCGCCGTCCCGATCTCGCCGCGGCGATCGCCGGACTGCTGCCGGTGCTGGCCGACCCGGCGCTCGAGGCCGCACGGCGCTTCCAGCAGACGACGGGGCCGGTCATGGCGAAGGGCGTCGAAGACACCGCGTTCTACCGGCAGACGCGGCTCGGCACGCTGACCGAGGTCGGGGGCGACCCGGGCGTCTTCTCGGTGTCGGTCGACGGATTCCACCGCGCGTCGGCGGCGCGCCAGGCCTCGTGGCCGCTCGCGATGACGGCGCTCTCGACGCACGACACGAAGCGCGGTGAGGACGTCCGCGCCCGCCTGTCCGTGCTCTCCGAGGTGCCCGAGCGCTGGGCGGAGGTGCTCGAGCGGCTCCGCGGCATCGCGTCGACGGGTCACGGTCCGTTCGACAGCCTCATGTGGCAGGCCATCGTCGGCGCGTGGCCGGCGACGCCCGACCGGCTGCACGCGTACGCGGAGAAGGCCGCCCGCGAGGCCGGCGAGGGGACGGGCTGGTGGGATCCCGATCCGCACTTCGAGGGCCGGGTGCACGACCTCGTCGACGCCGCGTTCGGTCGCGCCGTCGCCATGGTGAACGAATTCGTGGGGGAGATCCGTCGGTACGGCTGGTCGAACGCGCTCAGCGCGAAGCTGCTGCAGCTCGCCGGTCCCGGCGTCCCCGACGTGTACCAGGGGTCGGAGCTGTGGGAGACCTCGCTCGTCGATCCCGACAACCGCCGTCCCGTCGACTACGACGCGCGCCGCGTGCTGCTCGCCGAACTCGATGCCGCCGTCTCCCGCGGCGAGCTCCCCACGATCGACAAGCACGGCGCGGCGAAGCTCCTCGTGACCTCGCGTGCACTGCGTCTGCGCCGCGACCGGCCCGACCTCTTCACGCGCTACACGCCCATGACGGTGGTCGGCGAGGCGTCATCGCACGCGATCGCGTTCGACCGCGGTGGCGCCCTGGCTGTGGCGACGCGCCTGCCGGTGTCGCTCGAGCGCCGGGGCGGCTGGGGCGACACGACACTGCTGCGCCACTCGGGCCCCACGGTCGACGTGTTCACGGGCCGCCGGTTCGAAGGCGGCGAGGTTCCCCTCGCCGACCTGCTGTCGATCTACCCCGTGGCGCTCCTCGCGACGGAGGAGGGCGCATGA